The following are encoded in a window of SAR202 cluster bacterium genomic DNA:
- a CDS encoding cation:proton antiporter: MEGHAEHIIQLMLQLAIIFIVAKSAAEIAVRYIKVPPVLGELFAGVIIGPFALGAIALGSFGPLFPGDHGHEIPPEINFLGQVASLVLMFVVGIETNLEQFLKYARKSFFIAIGGVAVPFTVGASLTVLFGFAESFMSIQALFIGSILTATSIGITARILKDLGKLDGAEGITILAAAVFDDVFGILVLAIVISLNETQTISSSNILIIAVQAVGIWLAITALSFLLSSPLSRFISGFNTEGALVAIPLGLALICAALAEHFGLAMIIGAYSFGLGMSNSKIKHEIEHQLHNIYNLLVPVFFVVMGMMVDLSAISTPVLVFGIVLSLTATLDKLIGSGIPAFFSGFNRIGSLRIGVGMIPRGEIALIIAGIGLSKGIIGTDLFGVSVIMTMSTTIIASIILPRLFKNNQDGIKK; the protein is encoded by the coding sequence ATGGAAGGTCACGCAGAACATATTATTCAGTTAATGTTACAACTAGCAATCATATTTATTGTAGCAAAATCAGCTGCTGAAATAGCAGTAAGATATATAAAAGTCCCACCTGTTCTTGGTGAACTATTTGCAGGAGTTATCATTGGACCATTTGCCTTAGGAGCAATAGCATTAGGTTCTTTTGGCCCGTTATTTCCTGGAGACCATGGTCATGAAATACCTCCAGAAATAAATTTTCTTGGTCAGGTTGCATCATTGGTCCTCATGTTTGTCGTTGGTATAGAAACAAACCTAGAACAATTTCTCAAATATGCAAGAAAGTCTTTTTTTATTGCAATTGGTGGAGTAGCTGTTCCCTTTACAGTAGGAGCAAGCTTAACTGTATTGTTTGGATTTGCAGAGTCCTTTATGAGTATACAAGCTTTATTTATAGGATCGATATTGACTGCAACATCAATTGGGATTACTGCACGTATTCTTAAAGACCTCGGAAAGTTAGATGGTGCTGAAGGTATTACTATCTTAGCTGCTGCAGTATTCGATGACGTTTTCGGAATATTGGTTTTAGCAATAGTTATAAGTTTAAATGAAACCCAAACTATTTCATCTTCAAATATCTTAATCATAGCTGTACAAGCTGTTGGAATTTGGCTAGCAATAACTGCTTTAAGTTTCCTTTTATCAAGTCCTCTTTCTAGGTTTATTTCTGGATTTAATACAGAGGGAGCCTTGGTAGCTATACCATTAGGATTAGCACTTATTTGTGCAGCACTGGCTGAACATTTTGGCCTCGCAATGATTATCGGTGCTTATTCTTTTGGATTAGGAATGTCTAATTCAAAAATTAAACATGAAATAGAACATCAATTACATAATATTTACAACCTATTAGTACCAGTATTTTTTGTTGTAATGGGTATGATGGTAGATCTTTCAGCTATCAGTACTCCTGTTTTAGTGTTTGGTATTGTTTTATCTCTAACTGCTACACTCGACAAATTAATAGGTAGTGGAATTCCTGCCTTTTTCTCTGGTTTCAATAGAATAGGTTCTCTCAGAATAGGTGTAGGTATGATACCTAGAGGTGAAATAGCATTAATTATTGCTGGTATAGGTTTATCAAAAGGAATAATTGGTACAGATCTATTCGGTGTTTCAGTAATTATGACAATGTCTACGACGATTATTGCTTCTATCATCCTACCTAGATTATTTAAAAACAACCAAGATGGAATAAAAAAATAA
- a CDS encoding dihydrodipicolinate synthase family protein, which yields MTKTFTGVHWMLATPFLDNEEVDVNSISNLMQKAHSSRCEGVVVLGVTGESARLTDEERQIITREVIEKANGLSVTVGTTAASTKAAIKYSQEAENLGASAVMISAPPMGKPNLGSLLNHYEKIADCIDIPIVVQDYPQTSGVHMPPQFISQLAEKIPQVIYLKLEDPPTPSKITAIRNLTGDKLSIFGGLGGVFLLDELNRGSSGAMTGFAYPEVLVDIYTNVANGNLQEAESIFFKYLPMLLFEFQEGIGISIRKYALHNRGLISSYRVRHPGPELSQETKDEFHDLLTKLEVPY from the coding sequence ATGACTAAAACATTTACCGGTGTACATTGGATGCTTGCAACTCCATTTTTAGATAATGAAGAAGTAGATGTAAATTCAATTTCAAACCTTATGCAAAAAGCACATTCTTCTCGATGTGAAGGCGTCGTAGTACTAGGAGTTACAGGTGAATCAGCTCGCCTGACAGATGAAGAAAGACAAATTATAACAAGAGAAGTCATTGAGAAAGCAAATGGTTTGTCTGTTACTGTTGGGACAACTGCAGCAAGTACTAAAGCAGCTATAAAGTATAGCCAAGAGGCTGAAAACCTAGGTGCATCTGCGGTTATGATTTCTGCTCCTCCTATGGGGAAACCTAACTTAGGCTCTTTATTAAATCATTATGAAAAAATTGCTGATTGCATAGATATTCCTATTGTAGTTCAAGATTATCCTCAAACTTCTGGGGTTCATATGCCTCCCCAGTTTATATCACAATTGGCTGAAAAAATTCCCCAAGTAATTTACCTTAAACTTGAAGACCCTCCTACCCCAAGCAAAATTACTGCTATAAGAAATTTAACTGGTGATAAGTTATCTATTTTTGGTGGATTAGGTGGAGTATTTTTATTAGACGAATTGAATCGAGGCTCCTCTGGTGCAATGACTGGATTTGCTTACCCAGAAGTTCTGGTCGATATTTATACAAATGTAGCTAATGGTAATTTGCAAGAAGCTGAAAGTATATTTTTTAAATATTTACCAATGCTATTATTTGAGTTTCAAGAAGGAATAGGTATATCAATACGAAAATATGCACTTCATAATCGTGGTTTGATAAGTAGCTATAGAGTTAGACATCCTGGCCCGGAATTAAGCCAAGAAACTAAAGATGAATTTCATGATTTACTTACAAAACTAGAAGTACCGTACTAA
- a CDS encoding VOC family protein, producing MDYKWIDHIVIAVKDLNQGISNYQNGMGMELERTDVSEKLGIKQAFFNLGNGTHIELVEPLGPETPVGRKIERSGEGVHLVALAVENIEQSIKELESNGVQLIGADNPKGQVFLHPKSTNGVLIQIVEK from the coding sequence ATGGACTATAAATGGATTGATCATATTGTTATTGCGGTCAAAGATTTAAACCAAGGCATTTCAAATTATCAAAATGGAATGGGTATGGAGCTAGAACGTACAGATGTGTCTGAAAAACTTGGCATTAAACAAGCTTTTTTCAATCTTGGAAATGGTACTCATATTGAACTTGTTGAACCACTTGGTCCAGAAACCCCGGTTGGACGTAAGATTGAAAGATCAGGGGAAGGTGTACATCTAGTTGCTTTGGCTGTTGAAAATATAGAACAATCGATAAAGGAATTGGAATCTAACGGAGTACAATTAATTGGCGCTGATAATCCTAAAGGACAGGTATTTTTGCATCCTAAATCAACAAATGGTGTTCTTATCCAAATTGTTGAAAAATAA
- a CDS encoding aminopeptidase: MTISALISIDMEGISGIVDTDQTNRYRGQDYQHMRNIMTLEGNAAIEGCFEGGADRVLIADSHGSFRNLLPDLIDPRAELITGAPRPLCMMEGADQNIDIALCIGYHNRPGEPGVLSHTIRGSSVIQNIFINNIPASEFDLNLGIAGQYNVPIGLISGDTDIIREAKKTVPNIIGVSIKEAISTHSAISLSPQNACELIKKSSKECLENYSIFKPKIYENVKLSVEFSNDLMADLACYIPEIQRENRKTISYESDDFVSAFKLIYATILLAGTLT; this comes from the coding sequence ATGACAATTTCTGCACTCATCTCAATAGATATGGAAGGTATAAGTGGTATTGTAGATACTGATCAAACAAATAGATACCGAGGTCAAGACTATCAACATATGCGAAATATTATGACTCTCGAAGGAAATGCAGCTATTGAGGGATGTTTTGAAGGTGGTGCCGATAGAGTCCTCATAGCTGATAGCCATGGATCATTTAGAAATTTACTGCCTGATCTAATAGATCCTAGAGCTGAATTGATTACTGGAGCTCCTAGACCTCTCTGCATGATGGAAGGTGCAGATCAAAACATTGATATTGCACTTTGTATTGGTTATCACAATAGGCCAGGCGAACCTGGAGTACTAAGTCATACAATTCGTGGGTCTAGTGTCATACAAAATATCTTTATTAATAATATACCTGCAAGTGAATTTGATTTAAATCTTGGAATTGCAGGTCAATATAATGTACCAATCGGCCTGATTAGTGGTGATACAGATATAATTAGAGAAGCTAAAAAAACTGTACCAAATATAATTGGTGTATCTATTAAAGAAGCAATTAGCACACATTCTGCTATTTCATTATCTCCTCAAAATGCTTGTGAACTGATAAAAAAAAGTTCAAAAGAATGTCTGGAAAATTATTCTATTTTCAAACCTAAGATTTATGAAAATGTTAAACTATCTGTTGAATTTTCAAATGACCTGATGGCAGATCTTGCCTGTTATATTCCAGAAATACAACGTGAGAATCGCAAAACTATATCATACGAATCTGATGATTTTGTTAGTGCATTTAAACTCATATACGCAACTATTCTTTTAGCTGGAACATTAACATAA